From Aquificota bacterium, one genomic window encodes:
- a CDS encoding tyrosine--tRNA ligase, with protein sequence MLSPEEQLKLIKQGTVEIIEEEELLKKLKEGRPLRIKAGFDPTAPDLHLGHTVLLQKLRQFQQLGHEVYFVIGDFTAMIGDPTGRSETRPPLSREEVLENAKTYEHQVFKVLIPEKTNIVFNSTWLSNLGTEGIIKLAGQYTVARMLERDDFSKRFKEGIPIYIHEFLYPLLQGYDSVFLKADVELGGTDQKFNLLVGRDLQRAYGQEPQVCITLPLLVGLDGVRKMSKSYGNYIGITERPEDMFGKVMSISDELMWDYYLLLTDYTQEEIDEFKKSLHPMEAKKRLAHYIVSRYHSKEEADRALEFFERTFSKREFPKDAPVIEVKRGYRQKAYELLVELGIEPSKNSARRLIEGGGLKINGNKIEDPNHEIDVLEELQMQVGKKRFYRIVPTEMT encoded by the coding sequence ATGCTTAGTCCGGAAGAACAACTAAAGCTCATAAAACAAGGAACTGTGGAGATAATAGAGGAAGAGGAACTTTTAAAGAAGTTAAAGGAAGGAAGGCCTCTACGCATAAAGGCTGGCTTTGACCCCACCGCCCCAGACCTTCATTTGGGACACACGGTCCTTTTGCAAAAGCTCCGCCAATTTCAACAGCTTGGGCATGAGGTCTACTTTGTTATAGGCGACTTTACAGCCATGATAGGAGACCCCACGGGAAGAAGCGAGACAAGACCGCCACTAAGCAGGGAAGAGGTGCTTGAGAACGCAAAGACATACGAACATCAAGTCTTTAAGGTGCTTATACCAGAAAAGACAAACATCGTCTTTAACAGCACATGGCTCTCAAACCTTGGAACGGAGGGCATAATAAAGCTTGCCGGCCAATACACGGTGGCAAGGATGCTGGAAAGGGATGACTTTTCAAAGCGCTTTAAAGAGGGCATTCCAATTTACATACACGAGTTTTTATACCCATTGCTTCAAGGCTACGACAGTGTTTTCTTAAAGGCTGATGTGGAGCTTGGTGGCACAGACCAAAAGTTTAACCTACTTGTGGGAAGGGACCTCCAAAGGGCCTATGGACAAGAGCCTCAGGTGTGTATTACTTTGCCTTTGCTTGTGGGCCTTGACGGTGTAAGAAAGATGTCCAAATCCTACGGCAACTACATAGGCATAACGGAAAGGCCAGAGGATATGTTTGGAAAGGTTATGTCCATATCGGATGAACTCATGTGGGACTACTACTTGCTTTTGACAGACTACACTCAAGAGGAGATAGATGAGTTTAAGAAAAGCCTCCATCCTATGGAGGCAAAAAAGAGGCTTGCCCACTACATAGTCTCACGCTACCACTCTAAGGAAGAGGCGGACAGGGCCCTTGAGTTCTTTGAAAGGACCTTCTCAAAAAGGGAATTTCCAAAAGATGCACCGGTTATAGAGGTAAAAAGGGGCTACCGCCAAAAGGCCTATGAACTCCTTGTTGAACTTGGCATTGAGCCTTCTAAAAACTCTGCAAGAAGGCTCATAGAAGGTGGTGGCCTAAAGATAAATGGAAATAAAATAGAGGACCCAAACCACGAGATAGATGTATTAGAAGAACTCCAGATGCAAGTGGGCAAAAAAAGGTTTTACAGGATTGTGCCTACGGAGATGACTTGA
- the rsmH gene encoding 16S rRNA (cytosine(1402)-N(4))-methyltransferase RsmH, which translates to MHVPVLLEPAVDLLLGNGGTLYVDCTVGLGGHAKKILEKNPKAFLIGIDRDPHALEIAEENLKDFEGRFSLYHANFSDLDEVLRMEGVSQVDGFLFDLGVSMLQLRSPRGFSFQRDEPLDMRMNPEDRLTAYQVVNTYSERELERIFREYGEEPYAKRVAKAIVLARTKKPIETTGELVKIVASVLPYKVGKIHPATRIFQAIRIEVNQELTALNTALHKTLDFLKSGGRLVVISFHSLEDRIVKNFIKNHLKVLTKKPITPNMEEVRENPASRSAKLRAGEKP; encoded by the coding sequence ATGCATGTGCCCGTATTGCTTGAACCAGCGGTAGACCTTCTTTTGGGCAACGGTGGAACACTCTATGTGGATTGCACCGTAGGCCTTGGAGGCCACGCAAAGAAGATACTTGAAAAGAATCCAAAAGCCTTCCTAATAGGCATAGACAGAGACCCCCATGCCCTTGAGATAGCGGAGGAAAACCTAAAAGACTTTGAGGGTAGGTTTAGCCTTTACCATGCCAACTTCTCAGACCTTGATGAGGTCCTCCGTATGGAAGGTGTCTCTCAGGTGGATGGTTTTCTGTTTGACCTTGGGGTCTCCATGCTACAGCTAAGGAGTCCAAGGGGGTTTTCTTTTCAAAGGGATGAACCTTTGGACATGAGGATGAACCCAGAGGACAGGCTTACAGCCTACCAAGTGGTAAACACCTACTCGGAGAGGGAGCTTGAGAGGATATTCAGAGAGTATGGAGAGGAGCCATATGCCAAGAGGGTGGCAAAGGCCATTGTGCTTGCAAGGACGAAAAAGCCCATAGAAACCACAGGAGAGTTGGTAAAGATAGTAGCTTCTGTTCTTCCTTACAAAGTAGGGAAAATACATCCAGCCACAAGGATCTTTCAAGCTATAAGGATAGAGGTCAATCAAGAGCTAACTGCTTTAAACACAGCCCTGCATAAAACCCTTGATTTTTTAAAGTCTGGCGGTAGGCTTGTGGTCATATCCTTCCACTCCCTTGAGGACAGGATAGTTAAAAATTTCATTAAAAACCATCTAAAGGTATTGACAAAAAAGCCGATAACCCCTAATATGGAAGAGGTGAGGGAAAATCCAGCAAGCAGAAGTGCAAAACTGAGGGCGGGAGAAAAGCCATGA